In the genome of Natronorubrum daqingense, the window AACGCGGACGAGCGTTCTTAGATTGGCTCTCGGTGCCGAAACGATTCTGGCGGGCGTGGGCGAACCTCGGCGTCGGAATCGCCGTCGTCGTCATGGTGACGATGTTCGTCGTCCTCCTGTTCGCGGCCATTTCGGCGATCATGTCGCCAGAGCCCGCCGAGGGCGTCCAGCAGCCCCGAAACGTCGTTCCGTTCCCGGGGGTCAACGACTTCCTCCCGCTCTCTGCGACGCCGGGAATTGTCGTCGGCTTGCTCGTCGGCCTCGTGGTCCACGAAGGCGGCCACGGCCTGCTCTGTCGCGTCGAGGACATGGGAATCAAATCGATGGGCGTCGCGATGCTCGCGATTATTCCCTTCGGCGCGTTCGTCGAACCCGACCAAGAGAGCAGTAGAGACGCCTCGAGGGGGGCCCAGACCCGGATGTTCGCGGCGGGCGTGACGAACAACTTCGCGATCACGCTGCTCGTCTTCGCGCTCCTCTTCGGGCCGATCGCCGGCTCGATCGCCGTCGCCCCGGGTGCTGCCGTCGGGGGCGTCGCACCCGATTCGCCCGCAGCGGGTGCCGATATCGAACCGAACGAGCGAATCACCGCCGTCGACGGCGAAGCGATCGACGACAACGACGACCTGATCGAGTACTTCGAGGAGAGCGACAGCGAAACGGTCGAACTCGAACTCGACGACGATCGGACGGTCTCCGTCGATCGATCCGTCTTCGTTACCGAAGCGCTCGAGGACGGACCCGCAGATATCGACGTCGGCGAGACCATCGTCGAAGTCGAGGGCGAACCGGTCGCGACCGAACAGGAGTTCGTAGACGCCATCGGTGACGAGGAGGTCGTCACGCTGACGGTCGAAGACGCCGAGGGCGAGACGAGCGAGCGGGAGGTTCCGATCGGTGCTGCCGTCGACACGACCGACGACGGTCCACTGGGGGAGGAACTCGGTGACACCGACGAGACGGTCATCATCACCGCGTTCGATGGCGAACGCGTTACCGACTACAGCGAACTCGAGTCCGTACTCGAGGACACCGAGGCCGGCGACGAGGTGTCGGTGACGGTGTACGCTGACGACGAGGACGAGACGGTCGACGTCACGCTCGACGATCATCCGCGCGACGATATCGGCTTCCTCGGTATCGTCGCGAACCCCGGCACGTCCGGCTTCGACGTCAGCGACATCGGCGTCCAGTTCTACCCCGCCGACGAGTACCTCGCGATTCTCGGCGGCGGCGAGAACGGCA includes:
- a CDS encoding site-2 protease family protein — its product is MEYGFPAVVSVPELYGSETLTWVVIGLLVYWAAIIALDRAELFPEYVGTQGPILTFRTKRGRAFLDWLSVPKRFWRAWANLGVGIAVVVMVTMFVVLLFAAISAIMSPEPAEGVQQPRNVVPFPGVNDFLPLSATPGIVVGLLVGLVVHEGGHGLLCRVEDMGIKSMGVAMLAIIPFGAFVEPDQESSRDASRGAQTRMFAAGVTNNFAITLLVFALLFGPIAGSIAVAPGAAVGGVAPDSPAAGADIEPNERITAVDGEAIDDNDDLIEYFEESDSETVELELDDDRTVSVDRSVFVTEALEDGPADIDVGETIVEVEGEPVATEQEFVDAIGDEEVVTLTVEDAEGETSEREVPIGAAVDTTDDGPLGEELGDTDETVIITAFDGERVTDYSELESVLEDTEAGDEVSVTVYADDEDETVDVTLDDHPRDDIGFLGIVANPGTSGFDVSDIGVQFYPADEYLAILGGGENGSYGGATDSFFGKIALSVFLPVIGVIGLLPFNFAGFTGGVENFYEVQGSLAALGDSTVFILANILFWTGWINVQLGFFNCIPAFPLDGGHILRTSTEAVVSRLPFETNRGHVRTVTTSVGLTMLVCFLTVLFLPFII